From Coturnix japonica isolate 7356 chromosome 1, Coturnix japonica 2.1, whole genome shotgun sequence, the proteins below share one genomic window:
- the SEC61A2 gene encoding protein transport protein Sec61 subunit alpha isoform X2 translates to MSSDSADPFYWMRVILASNRGTLMELGISPIVTSGLIMQLLAGAKIIEVGDTPKDRALFNGAQKLFGMIITIGQAIVYVMTGMYGDPAEMGAGICLLIIIQLFVAGLIVLLLDELLQKGYGLGSGISLFIATNICETIVWKAFSPTTINTGRGTEFEGAVIALFHLLATRTDKVRALREAFYRQNLPNLMNLIATVFVFAVVIYFQGFRVDLPIKSARYRGQYSSYPIKLFYTSNIPIILQSALVSNLYVISQMLSVRFSGNFLVNLLGQWADVSGGGPARSYPVGGLCYYLSPPESMGAIFEDPVHVIVYIIFMLGSCAFFSKTWIEVSGSSAKDVAKQLKEQQMVMRGHRDTSMVHELNRYIPTAAAFGGLCIGALSVLADFLGAIGSGTGILLAVTIIYQYFEIFVKEQAEVGGVGALFF, encoded by the exons ATGTCGTCAGATTCAGCAGATCCTTTCTACTGGATGCGAGTCATTCTTGCATCAAACAGAG GTACATTGATGGAATTAGGTATCTCTCCCATTGTGACATCTGGTTTGATCATGCAGCTGCTAGCTGGAGCAAAGATCATTGAAGTTGGTGATACGCCGAAAGACAGAGCCTTGTTCAATGGAGCTCAGAAAT TATTTGGGATGATTATTACCATTGGGCAAGCCATTGTCTATGTTATGACTGGAATGTATGGAGATCCTGCTGAAATGGGTGCTGGCATTTGTCTTCTCATTATAATTCAG CTGTTTGTTGCTGGCTTGATTGTGCTGCTGTTAGATGAGTTGCTACAGAAAGGTTATGGGTTGGGATCTGGTATTTCCCTCTTTATTGCTACCAATATCTGTGAAACCATTGTCTGGAAGGCTTTTAGTCCCACTACCATCAACACTGGCAGAG GAACAGAGTTTGAAGGTGCTGTGATTGCATTGTTTCATCTTCTGGCTACACGAACCGATAAAGTCCGTGCCTTGCGGGAGGCTTTTTACCGACAGAATTTACCCAATCTCATGAATTTGATTGCTACAGTATTTGTATTTGCTGTAGTCATCTATTTTCAG GGCTTTCGTGTTGATTTGCCTATCAAGTCTGCTCGGTACCGAGGGCAGTACAGCAGCTATCCCATCAAGCTCTTCTACACCTCCAACATTCCCATCATTCTGCAGTCTGCCTTAGTTTCAAACCTTTATGTTATTTCCCAGATGCTGTCTGTTCGTTTTAGTGGCAATTTCTTGGTGAACTTATTGGGACAGTGGGCA GATGTGAGTGGCGGTGGCCCTGCTCGTTCTTACCCTGTTGGTGGTCTGTGCTACTACTTGTCCCCTCCAGAGTCCATGGGCGCAATATTTGAGGATCCTGTCCACGTAATagtttatataatttttatgtTGGGATCCTGCGCTTTTTTCTCGAAGACTTGGATTGAAGTGTCTGGTTCATCAGCAAAAGAC GTTGCCAAGCAACTCAAAGAACAGCAAATGGTGATGAGAGGCCACAGGGATACATCAATGGTTCACGAGCTTAACAG GTATATCCCTACAGCAGCTGCGTTTGGTGGTTTGTGCATTGGTGCCCTTTCAGTTCTGGCTGACTTTCTAGGAGCCATCGGGTCGGGCACTGGCATTCTGCTTGCGGTCACCATAATTTATCAGTATTTTGAAATCTTTGTAAAAGAACAGGCAGAAGTCGGAGGAGTAGGAGCGTTATTTTTCTAG
- the SEC61A2 gene encoding protein transport protein Sec61 subunit alpha isoform X1 translates to MGIKFLEVIKPFCAVLPEIQKPERKIQFREKVLWTAITLFIFLVCCQIPLFGIMSSDSADPFYWMRVILASNRGTLMELGISPIVTSGLIMQLLAGAKIIEVGDTPKDRALFNGAQKLFGMIITIGQAIVYVMTGMYGDPAEMGAGICLLIIIQLFVAGLIVLLLDELLQKGYGLGSGISLFIATNICETIVWKAFSPTTINTGRGTEFEGAVIALFHLLATRTDKVRALREAFYRQNLPNLMNLIATVFVFAVVIYFQGFRVDLPIKSARYRGQYSSYPIKLFYTSNIPIILQSALVSNLYVISQMLSVRFSGNFLVNLLGQWADVSGGGPARSYPVGGLCYYLSPPESMGAIFEDPVHVIVYIIFMLGSCAFFSKTWIEVSGSSAKDVAKQLKEQQMVMRGHRDTSMVHELNRYIPTAAAFGGLCIGALSVLADFLGAIGSGTGILLAVTIIYQYFEIFVKEQAEVGGVGALFF, encoded by the exons atGGGCA TTAAATTTTTAGAAGTTATTAAGCCATTCTGTGCAGTTTTACCCGAAATCCAGAAACCAGAAAGAAAG ATCCAGTTCAGAGAGAAGGTACTATGGACAGCTATCactctcttcattttcttagtaTGCTGTCAG ATACCTTTGTTCGGAATCATGTCGTCAGATTCAGCAGATCCTTTCTACTGGATGCGAGTCATTCTTGCATCAAACAGAG GTACATTGATGGAATTAGGTATCTCTCCCATTGTGACATCTGGTTTGATCATGCAGCTGCTAGCTGGAGCAAAGATCATTGAAGTTGGTGATACGCCGAAAGACAGAGCCTTGTTCAATGGAGCTCAGAAAT TATTTGGGATGATTATTACCATTGGGCAAGCCATTGTCTATGTTATGACTGGAATGTATGGAGATCCTGCTGAAATGGGTGCTGGCATTTGTCTTCTCATTATAATTCAG CTGTTTGTTGCTGGCTTGATTGTGCTGCTGTTAGATGAGTTGCTACAGAAAGGTTATGGGTTGGGATCTGGTATTTCCCTCTTTATTGCTACCAATATCTGTGAAACCATTGTCTGGAAGGCTTTTAGTCCCACTACCATCAACACTGGCAGAG GAACAGAGTTTGAAGGTGCTGTGATTGCATTGTTTCATCTTCTGGCTACACGAACCGATAAAGTCCGTGCCTTGCGGGAGGCTTTTTACCGACAGAATTTACCCAATCTCATGAATTTGATTGCTACAGTATTTGTATTTGCTGTAGTCATCTATTTTCAG GGCTTTCGTGTTGATTTGCCTATCAAGTCTGCTCGGTACCGAGGGCAGTACAGCAGCTATCCCATCAAGCTCTTCTACACCTCCAACATTCCCATCATTCTGCAGTCTGCCTTAGTTTCAAACCTTTATGTTATTTCCCAGATGCTGTCTGTTCGTTTTAGTGGCAATTTCTTGGTGAACTTATTGGGACAGTGGGCA GATGTGAGTGGCGGTGGCCCTGCTCGTTCTTACCCTGTTGGTGGTCTGTGCTACTACTTGTCCCCTCCAGAGTCCATGGGCGCAATATTTGAGGATCCTGTCCACGTAATagtttatataatttttatgtTGGGATCCTGCGCTTTTTTCTCGAAGACTTGGATTGAAGTGTCTGGTTCATCAGCAAAAGAC GTTGCCAAGCAACTCAAAGAACAGCAAATGGTGATGAGAGGCCACAGGGATACATCAATGGTTCACGAGCTTAACAG GTATATCCCTACAGCAGCTGCGTTTGGTGGTTTGTGCATTGGTGCCCTTTCAGTTCTGGCTGACTTTCTAGGAGCCATCGGGTCGGGCACTGGCATTCTGCTTGCGGTCACCATAATTTATCAGTATTTTGAAATCTTTGTAAAAGAACAGGCAGAAGTCGGAGGAGTAGGAGCGTTATTTTTCTAG
- the NUDT5 gene encoding ADP-sugar pyrophosphatase — protein sequence MAAETSTEVPKTAKQFVLKEEVIVERKWLKLEETTYTDAFGKTRTWETVKRVGKKKNVSADGVAVIAVLQRTLHYDCIVLVKQFRPPINGYCLEFPAGLIEENETAESAALRELEEETGYKGEVVECTPALCLDPGVSNSTTHIVSVTINGDDAENTRPKQKLDDGEFVEVISLPKNDLLQRIDELVAEENIAVDARVYTYALALKRATEKPLQVPFMKF from the exons ATGGCAGCTGAGACATCCACAGAAGTTCCAAAAACTGCTAAGCAATTCGTCCTTAAAGAAGAG GTAATCGTAGAAAGGAAATGGTTGAAGCTTGAGGAAACAACTTACACTGATGCCTTTGGTAAAACCAG AACTTGGGAAACTGTAAAGCGTGTTggcaagaaaaagaatgtttcagCTGATG GTGTGGCAGTGATAGCTGTACTACAGAGAACTCTCCACTATGACTGCATCGTCCTAGTGAAACAGTTCAGGCCTCCGATTAATGGCTACTGCTTGGAATTTCCTGCAG GCCTCATTGAGGAAAATGAGACTGCAGAAAGTGCCGCATTGCgagagctggaggaagaaacTGGCTACAAAGGGGAAGTTGTTGAGTGTACTCCAg cccTCTGCTTGGACCCAGGTGTGTCAAACAGCACAACACACATCGTGAGTGTTACCATCAATGGAGATGATGCCGAGAATACAAGACCTAAGCAAAAGCTTG atGATGGAG AATTTGTGGAAGTTATTTCACTTCCAAAGAACGACTTACTGCAAAGAATTGATG AACTAGTAGCAGAAGAGAACATTGCAGTGGATGCCAGGGTTTATACTTACGCACTGGCCCTGAAGCGTGCAACAGAGAAACCGCTCCAAGTTCCTTTCATGAAGTTCTAA